A part of Dermacentor variabilis isolate Ectoservices chromosome 10, ASM5094787v1, whole genome shotgun sequence genomic DNA contains:
- the LOC142560964 gene encoding uncharacterized protein LOC142560964, which produces MELTVECIKNCFRKAGFMGPGTEDAIDHPPEGRSHEDLWQRVVDTQLAGPDVAWDDFVSADDNADIAEPCTDEAIVREVRALPDCPETDEDDDEDAALPPVAVNASTAIGYIASLKELVCSRGLGDEHITALEKLETAVMRSALKKQTCITDFFQK; this is translated from the coding sequence ATGGAACTCACCGTGGAGTGCATAAAAAATTGCTTCCGCAAGGCCGGTTTTATGGGCCCAGGCACCGAGGACGCCATAGATCACCCACCGGAAGGCCGGTCGCACGAGGACTTGTGGCAACGCGTCGTTGACACGCAGCTGGCCGGACCTGACGTTGCCTGGGACGATTTCGTTTCTGCTGATGACAACGCCGACATTGCGGAGCCATGCACTGACGAAGCTATTGTGCGTGAAGTGCGAGCCCTTCCTGACTGCCCAGAGACCGACGAGGACGATGACGAGGATGCTGCTCTACCGCCGGTTGCTGTGAACGCTTCAACCGCGATCGGTTACATCGCGTCGCTTAAGGAACTCGTGTGCAGCAGAGGCCTTGGCGATGAACATATTACCGCGCTGGAAAAATTAGAAACGGCAGTGATGCGATCAGCTTTGAAGAAGCAGACATGCATCACGGACTTTTTTCAAAAGTAA